Proteins from a single region of Butyrivibrio fibrisolvens:
- a CDS encoding YodL domain-containing protein, with protein MRGEVLKGQALEQESSTYTIYQISDEAEDRRDIIFENLEHLQNRGLSVDAANYEAVYTGELEEGTTLDDLYEKFNVDHPVDYKGRSMSVSDVVVLHQNGEDKAYFVDSFGFSEVPEFLREKEAVLTPEQEQAKELINEFCYREYDHDADFSDLSNVEIAYTDLTDEADGKEYPIQASVDLEHNSIRLAIDGQIISQNEYDTLTDLIENELKYLDFDELTYVSEEDWEKFHNTELTAEDIQNISYIGAEYSNFGHTAEYELEADIRGERQKIRYEVTRHDGDEESFSIHTEGNDIYERLSEPELRKLEEKLSDEVRVGQYEKKIEKADSLDAVKKIQYEFMDDESFPRRLVGRFWESYNAREAELSETARIEAKNFRITDDDLGKGSAKEKFRDNIRAITTLKQIEDEHRTATPEEQQILSQYVGWGGLADAFDETKSNWSAEYQELKSILTPEEYNSARESTLNAHFTSPVIIRNIYEALGQMGFEKGNILEPAMGVGNFFGMLPEEMKDSKLYGVELDDLTGRIAKQLYPQADVRISGYEKTDFQNDFFDVAVGNVPFGNYKVSDKPYDKLNFQIHDYFFAKTLDKVRPGGIVAFVTSKGTMDKQNPQVRKYLAQRAELLGAVRLPNTAFKENAGTEVTSDILFFQKRDRLMDIEPDWVHLGMDANGIAMNQYFADHPEMIVGKMEMVSGPFGMESTCVPDESRPFEEQLREAISNIHAEYEAVELSADELGKSDLEVIPADPNVKNYSFCMVDDHVYYRENSVMKPADVSDTMEDRIKGMIAIRDCTQELIQMQMEDYPDAAITEKQAELNGLYDKFSDKYGLISSQTNKRAFNQDSSYCLLCSLEKLDDEGKFLGKADMFTKRTIKHAEVVTSVDTASEALAVSLAEKAKVDLDYMAELTGKEKEAITEELAGVIFQNPLTDQWETADEYLSGNVREKLTIAKNYAENHPEYQVNVVHLEQVMPKDLEASDIEVRLGATWVDPKYIEDFMRETFQTPGYLFNRNVMGIQYSDVTGLWNVKGKNADYGNTLANMTFGTSRANAYKILEDSLNLKDVRIYDTIVEDGKEKRVLNKKETTLAAQKQEAIREAFKDWIFKDSERRANLVKVYNERFNSTRPREYDGSHLQFPGMTPDIELKPHQKNAVAHVLYGDNTLLAHCVGAGKTFEMTAAAMELKRLGLAQKSLFVVPNHLTEQWASDFLRLYPGANILAATKKDFEPANRKKFCSRIATGDYDAVIIGHTQFEKIPLSQERQVAILERQIDEITEAIAQAKADRGERYTIKQMEKSKKQLMTKLDKLNDQSRKDNVVTFEQLGVDRLFVDESHSYKNLFLYTKMRNVAGIAQTEAQKSQDMFNKCQYLDELTGGKGVTFATGTPISNSMTELYTNMRYLQYGTLQKLGLGQFDAWAANFGDTQTAIELAPEGTGYRAKTRFAKFFNLPELIALFKESADIQTPDMLKLPVPEAEYENVTLKPSEAQKEMVASLADRAERVRNRMVDSSVDNMLKITNDGRKLALDQRLMNDMLPDDPNSKSSVCVEKAFEIWEETKDKRSAQLIFCDLSTPKGDGTFNVYEDIRDKLIAKGVPPEEIAFIHDANTEARKAELFGKVRSGQVRFLLGSTQKMGAGTNVQDRLIALHHLDVPWRPSDIEQQEGRILRQGNTNPKVKIFRYVTEGTFDAYSWQLIENKQKFIGQIMTSKSPVRSCEDIDEAALTYAEVKALATGNPYIKEKMDLDIQVSKLKLMKANHTSQKYRLEDNIAKNYPQQISALKERIAGMKADIATYNANKPADKDLFSMTVVGKTYDDRKEAGIAIIGICKEMKQANVAVPLGDYLGMKMNVTFDSFSRKFTLNMKGNLSHGVEIGSDPSGNITRIGNVMEGMTKQLEDAIAKLANVEQQLETAKIEVEKPFPQEQELSDKLARLAELNSLLDMDEKGEDAVDLDEDAPKQESETEKNEKLSETSVHEDEAEAVSDGDIPEKENLLDADDEDKTGSKPAEIEERRSLIARLNEKKDIVAAMDKNNPGIQKKKETVIS; from the coding sequence ATGCGAGGAGAAGTGCTTAAAGGGCAGGCTTTAGAGCAGGAATCTTCAACATATACAATTTATCAGATATCGGATGAAGCTGAAGACAGACGGGATATCATCTTTGAAAATCTGGAGCACCTGCAGAACAGAGGACTGTCTGTTGATGCGGCAAATTATGAAGCTGTCTATACCGGAGAACTGGAGGAAGGAACTACCCTCGATGATCTTTATGAGAAGTTCAACGTAGACCATCCCGTAGATTACAAGGGACGATCCATGTCAGTATCGGATGTGGTGGTGCTGCATCAGAATGGTGAGGATAAAGCATATTTCGTGGATTCATTTGGATTTTCGGAAGTGCCGGAGTTTCTTCGGGAGAAAGAAGCAGTCCTTACACCGGAACAGGAGCAGGCAAAGGAACTTATCAATGAATTCTGCTACAGGGAGTATGACCATGATGCGGATTTCTCTGACCTTTCCAATGTGGAGATAGCTTATACCGACCTTACGGATGAAGCAGATGGAAAAGAGTACCCGATACAGGCTTCTGTAGACCTTGAGCATAACAGCATCCGTCTTGCGATTGACGGCCAGATCATTTCTCAGAATGAATATGATACCCTTACCGACCTTATAGAAAATGAGCTTAAGTACCTTGATTTTGACGAGCTTACCTATGTATCGGAAGAGGACTGGGAGAAGTTCCATAACACAGAGCTTACCGCAGAGGATATACAGAATATTTCTTATATCGGAGCGGAGTACAGCAATTTCGGGCATACAGCGGAGTATGAGCTTGAAGCCGATATCCGTGGAGAGCGTCAGAAGATCCGTTATGAGGTCACAAGGCATGACGGTGATGAGGAGAGCTTTTCCATCCATACTGAAGGTAACGATATTTACGAAAGGCTTTCTGAACCGGAGCTTCGCAAGCTGGAAGAGAAGCTTTCTGATGAAGTCAGGGTCGGGCAGTATGAAAAGAAGATTGAAAAAGCTGATAGCCTTGATGCAGTTAAGAAAATCCAGTATGAGTTTATGGATGATGAGAGCTTTCCAAGGAGGCTTGTCGGAAGGTTCTGGGAATCCTATAACGCAAGAGAGGCAGAACTATCTGAGACGGCAAGGATTGAAGCAAAGAATTTCCGCATTACAGATGATGACCTGGGAAAAGGCAGCGCAAAGGAAAAGTTCCGTGACAATATCAGGGCGATTACAACCTTGAAGCAGATCGAGGACGAACACAGGACAGCAACGCCGGAGGAACAGCAGATTTTATCACAGTATGTCGGCTGGGGAGGCTTGGCAGATGCCTTTGATGAAACTAAGAGCAACTGGTCTGCAGAGTATCAGGAATTAAAGAGCATTTTGACACCGGAGGAGTACAATTCCGCAAGGGAAAGTACCTTAAATGCCCACTTTACAAGCCCTGTGATCATAAGAAACATCTATGAAGCACTGGGACAGATGGGATTTGAAAAGGGAAATATCCTTGAGCCTGCCATGGGTGTAGGAAACTTTTTCGGTATGTTGCCGGAGGAGATGAAGGACAGCAAGTTATATGGAGTTGAGCTTGATGATCTGACAGGCCGTATCGCAAAACAGCTATATCCGCAGGCAGATGTACGTATCAGCGGTTATGAAAAGACCGATTTTCAGAATGATTTCTTTGATGTGGCGGTTGGAAATGTGCCGTTCGGTAATTATAAGGTAAGCGATAAGCCCTATGATAAGCTGAATTTCCAGATCCATGATTATTTCTTTGCAAAGACCTTGGATAAGGTAAGACCGGGCGGTATCGTAGCATTTGTTACAAGCAAGGGAACCATGGATAAGCAAAACCCGCAAGTCAGGAAATATCTTGCTCAGAGGGCAGAACTGCTCGGAGCGGTGAGATTACCTAATACAGCTTTTAAGGAGAATGCCGGTACAGAAGTAACGTCCGACATTCTTTTTTTCCAGAAAAGGGACAGGCTTATGGATATCGAGCCGGACTGGGTGCATCTTGGAATGGATGCAAACGGTATCGCCATGAACCAGTATTTTGCAGACCATCCGGAGATGATCGTAGGAAAGATGGAGATGGTATCCGGGCCTTTTGGTATGGAGAGTACCTGTGTGCCGGATGAGAGCAGACCATTTGAGGAACAGCTTCGTGAAGCCATCAGCAATATCCATGCGGAATATGAAGCGGTGGAGCTTTCAGCGGACGAGCTTGGAAAGTCTGACCTTGAAGTAATCCCGGCAGATCCGAATGTGAAGAATTACAGCTTTTGTATGGTGGATGATCATGTGTATTATCGTGAGAATTCCGTTATGAAGCCTGCCGATGTGTCAGATACCATGGAAGACCGCATCAAAGGTATGATCGCTATCCGTGACTGTACGCAGGAACTTATTCAGATGCAGATGGAGGATTATCCCGATGCAGCCATTACGGAGAAACAGGCAGAACTGAACGGATTATATGATAAGTTTTCCGATAAATACGGGCTTATCAGTTCCCAGACCAATAAGAGAGCTTTTAATCAGGACAGCAGCTATTGTCTGTTATGTTCTTTGGAGAAGCTGGACGATGAAGGCAAGTTCCTCGGTAAAGCAGATATGTTCACGAAGCGTACCATCAAACACGCAGAGGTGGTGACAAGCGTTGATACCGCAAGCGAGGCACTGGCGGTCTCCCTGGCTGAAAAAGCCAAGGTAGACCTTGACTATATGGCAGAGCTTACGGGAAAGGAAAAAGAAGCCATAACCGAGGAGCTTGCAGGAGTAATCTTTCAGAATCCTTTGACAGACCAGTGGGAGACGGCAGATGAGTATCTGTCCGGCAATGTCCGTGAGAAGCTTACCATAGCAAAGAACTATGCGGAGAATCACCCGGAGTATCAGGTAAATGTGGTGCATCTTGAACAGGTGATGCCGAAAGACCTTGAAGCATCGGATATAGAAGTCCGTCTTGGGGCAACATGGGTTGACCCGAAGTATATTGAGGACTTCATGCGTGAGACCTTCCAGACGCCTGGATATCTTTTTAACCGGAATGTCATGGGCATACAGTATTCGGATGTGACCGGGCTTTGGAATGTAAAGGGTAAGAATGCAGACTATGGCAATACCCTTGCCAACATGACCTTTGGTACAAGTAGGGCGAATGCCTATAAGATACTGGAGGATAGCCTGAACCTTAAGGATGTGCGGATCTATGATACCATCGTGGAGGATGGCAAGGAAAAGAGGGTACTGAATAAGAAGGAGACCACGCTTGCAGCACAGAAGCAGGAGGCAATTCGTGAAGCCTTTAAGGACTGGATTTTTAAGGATTCGGAGCGGAGAGCCAATCTTGTAAAGGTCTATAATGAGCGTTTCAATTCCACAAGACCAAGGGAATATGACGGATCACACTTGCAGTTCCCGGGTATGACACCGGATATAGAGCTGAAACCTCATCAGAAAAATGCGGTAGCCCATGTGCTGTATGGAGATAACACACTTCTTGCTCATTGCGTAGGTGCGGGCAAGACCTTTGAAATGACTGCGGCGGCTATGGAGCTTAAAAGGCTTGGGCTTGCACAGAAGTCATTGTTTGTAGTACCGAACCATTTGACAGAGCAGTGGGCGAGTGATTTCCTGCGTCTGTATCCCGGAGCAAATATACTTGCGGCAACGAAGAAGGACTTTGAGCCTGCTAACCGTAAGAAGTTCTGCTCCCGTATAGCAACAGGCGATTATGATGCTGTGATCATTGGTCATACGCAGTTTGAAAAGATCCCTCTGTCACAGGAAAGACAGGTGGCAATACTGGAGCGGCAGATAGATGAGATCACAGAAGCCATAGCACAGGCGAAGGCAGACAGGGGTGAGCGATATACCATCAAGCAGATGGAAAAATCTAAGAAGCAGCTTATGACAAAGCTCGATAAACTCAATGACCAGAGCCGTAAGGATAATGTCGTAACCTTTGAGCAGCTTGGAGTTGACAGACTTTTTGTGGACGAATCGCATTCGTACAAGAATTTGTTCCTGTATACCAAAATGAGGAATGTGGCAGGTATCGCACAGACAGAGGCGCAGAAGTCGCAGGATATGTTCAATAAATGCCAGTACCTTGATGAACTGACAGGCGGTAAAGGCGTGACCTTTGCAACCGGAACGCCGATTAGCAACAGCATGACGGAGCTTTACACCAACATGAGATATCTTCAGTATGGTACGCTTCAAAAGCTGGGACTGGGACAATTTGATGCATGGGCGGCTAACTTCGGTGATACACAGACGGCGATAGAGCTTGCACCGGAGGGAACCGGATACAGGGCAAAGACAAGGTTTGCAAAGTTCTTTAACCTGCCTGAGCTGATCGCACTCTTTAAGGAGAGTGCCGATATCCAGACTCCCGATATGCTTAAGCTCCCTGTGCCGGAAGCAGAGTATGAGAATGTAACGCTTAAGCCGTCAGAAGCACAAAAGGAAATGGTGGCGTCCCTTGCAGACAGGGCTGAGCGGGTGCGTAACCGTATGGTGGACTCTTCTGTTGATAATATGCTTAAAATTACTAACGACGGCAGAAAGCTTGCTCTGGATCAGCGTCTTATGAACGATATGCTGCCGGATGATCCTAACAGTAAGTCCAGCGTATGTGTGGAGAAGGCATTTGAGATATGGGAGGAGACAAAAGATAAGCGGTCAGCCCAACTCATTTTTTGCGACCTTTCGACACCCAAAGGGGACGGAACCTTTAATGTTTATGAGGATATCAGAGACAAGCTGATAGCAAAAGGAGTACCACCGGAAGAAATAGCCTTTATCCATGATGCGAATACCGAGGCGAGGAAAGCGGAGCTGTTTGGCAAAGTAAGAAGCGGACAGGTCCGTTTTTTGTTGGGATCAACGCAGAAGATGGGAGCCGGTACGAATGTGCAGGACAGGCTGATAGCACTTCATCACTTGGATGTGCCGTGGAGACCGTCTGACATTGAACAGCAGGAAGGTCGTATCTTGCGACAGGGTAATACCAATCCGAAGGTGAAGATCTTCCGATATGTCACGGAAGGCACATTTGATGCCTACTCATGGCAGCTTATTGAGAATAAGCAGAAATTCATCGGGCAGATCATGACCAGTAAATCTCCGGTCAGAAGCTGTGAGGATATTGACGAGGCTGCGCTCACCTATGCGGAGGTCAAGGCATTGGCAACAGGTAATCCGTACATTAAGGAAAAGATGGACTTGGATATCCAGGTATCGAAGCTGAAGCTCATGAAAGCGAACCATACCAGTCAGAAATACCGACTGGAGGATAACATCGCAAAGAACTATCCACAGCAGATATCAGCATTGAAGGAGCGTATTGCCGGAATGAAGGCTGATATAGCTACTTATAATGCCAATAAGCCTGCCGACAAGGATTTGTTTTCCATGACCGTGGTAGGCAAGACCTATGATGACAGGAAGGAAGCTGGAATAGCAATCATTGGTATCTGCAAAGAAATGAAGCAGGCGAATGTGGCCGTTCCGTTAGGCGATTATCTTGGCATGAAGATGAATGTAACCTTCGATTCTTTCAGCAGGAAATTTACTCTGAACATGAAAGGAAATCTTAGTCATGGTGTGGAGATAGGCTCTGATCCGTCCGGTAATATTACACGTATCGGCAATGTCATGGAGGGCATGACAAAGCAGCTTGAGGATGCGATAGCAAAGCTCGCAAACGTGGAGCAGCAGCTTGAAACGGCAAAAATCGAGGTTGAAAAGCCTTTCCCACAGGAACAGGAACTCTCAGATAAGCTTGCAAGGCTTGCTGAACTGAACAGCCTATTGGATATGGATGAAAAAGGCGAGGATGCAGTTGATCTTGATGAAGATGCACCGAAGCAGGAGTCTGAAACTGAGAAAAATGAAAAACTTTCAGAAACAAGTGTACATGAAGATGAGGCAGAGGCTGTTTCTGATGGGGATATTCCAGAGAAAGAAAACCTCTTGGATGCTGATGATGAGGATAAAACTGGTTCAAAGCCTGCAGAAATAGAAGAAAGGCGGTCTCTCATTGCAAGGCTTAATGAGAAAAAAGATATCGTGGCAGCTATGGACAAGAATAATCCTGGTATTCAGAAGAAAAAAGAGACAGTTATATCTTAA